One stretch of Nitrososphaerota archaeon DNA includes these proteins:
- a CDS encoding transposase — protein sequence MIINGIIYVITTGCKWEDMPIIYGSYKIAWRRLKKWQEKGIWDKIFNFLVSIKNPKAIATDSSTVEAKKGENARYDGFRKKKGKPLAIEICQVMKMILKCLYY from the coding sequence ATAATAATTAATGGAATAATTTATGTTATAACTACTGGATGTAAATGGGAAGATATGCCTATTATATATGGTTCTTATAAAATTGCATGGAGAAGGTTAAAGAAATGGCAAGAAAAAGGAATATGGGATAAAATATTCAATTTTTTAGTATCTATTAAGAATCCTAAAGCTATTGCAACAGATAGCTCAACAGTAGAAGCAAAAAAAGGGGAGAATGCAAGATATGATGGATTTAGAAAAAAGAAAGGAAAGCCTTTAGCTATAGAAATTTGTCAAGTAATGAAAATGATTCTAAAATGCTTATATTATTAG
- a CDS encoding phosphoribosyltransferase: MLFKDRTQAGQRLAEKLLEYKDKDVIILAIPRGGVVVAYEIAKVLNAPLDLIIPRKIGAPYQPELAIGAVTQDGTIILNEDIVSYLPIPENYIKAEAERQKKEIERRLIKYKGSTIEPNVENKIVIIVDDGIATGATMIAAIVSIRKKKPLKIVVAIPVAPPESLEKIKEYADEIVCLQTPEPFFAIGQFYERFEQLEDEEVIDLLNRSKELSKK; the protein is encoded by the coding sequence ATGCTATTTAAAGATAGAACTCAAGCAGGACAAAGGCTTGCTGAAAAATTATTAGAATATAAAGATAAAGATGTAATAATATTAGCTATTCCAAGAGGGGGAGTTGTAGTTGCTTATGAAATAGCAAAAGTGTTAAATGCTCCATTAGATTTAATAATACCACGTAAAATAGGTGCACCTTATCAACCTGAACTTGCTATAGGCGCTGTTACACAAGATGGAACAATTATTTTAAATGAAGATATAGTAAGCTATTTACCTATTCCTGAAAATTATATAAAAGCTGAAGCTGAAAGGCAGAAAAAAGAAATTGAAAGAAGACTTATAAAATATAAAGGAAGTACTATTGAACCCAATGTAGAAAATAAGATTGTTATTATAGTTGATGATGGTATAGCAACTGGAGCAACAATGATTGCTGCAATAGTTTCTATTCGAAAAAAGAAACCTTTAAAAATTGTTGTTGCTATTCCTGTAGCTCCACCTGAAAGCTTAGAAAAAATTAAAGAATATGCTGATGAAATTGTTTGCTTACAAACTCCTGAACCATTTTTTGCTATAGGACAATTTTATGAAAGATTTGAGCAATTAGAAGATGAAGAAGTAATTGATTTATTAAATAGAAGCAAAGAATTAAGTAAAAAATAA
- a CDS encoding site-2 protease family protein, with translation MDISILALIILSIFHLSLSLILWKKSFLKKNKSISFTGPFILFRTIRGRNFIESIAKYKKFWLLYGNAAIAISPILVLIVTFMIVRSAIASFNIPPEIAPRPEMLIGLPIINPIIPFWYGIISIPIAIIIHELCHGIESRVNNIKVDYLGVIYFIVPLGAFVEPNEEEMKNTSRIKRARICAAGPIANISLAIIFLLIFSYVLIPFVNPISEGVGIGYVLDNSPASLAGLKPGMIITMINEEKIIDIESFQNSLSKRKAYERIVIHTANGKIFEVILGNKYDFTKNIEDFGKGFLGIGVKDINYLLDNLKEPLSNMPTSLLLFISLPFRGMSPVEFPETEFYSTPIPSNLFWILANIVYWIFWMNLALGLTNILPIIFLDGGWIFKDSLDFLIIKFFKNITIEKREHYVKIISYTISIIFLILILMQIIVPRLLVFFKF, from the coding sequence ATGGACATTAGTATATTAGCTCTTATAATACTATCAATTTTCCATCTTTCACTTTCTTTAATTTTATGGAAAAAGAGTTTTCTTAAAAAAAATAAAAGTATATCTTTCACTGGGCCATTCATATTGTTTCGTACAATACGTGGGAGAAATTTTATAGAATCTATCGCAAAATATAAAAAATTTTGGTTATTATATGGAAACGCTGCTATAGCAATATCTCCAATATTAGTTTTAATAGTCACTTTTATGATCGTTAGATCAGCAATTGCTTCATTTAATATTCCTCCAGAAATTGCTCCTAGACCTGAAATGCTTATAGGTTTACCTATAATTAATCCCATCATACCATTTTGGTATGGAATTATAAGCATTCCAATTGCAATAATTATTCATGAATTATGCCATGGAATAGAGTCTAGAGTAAATAATATTAAAGTTGATTATCTTGGAGTAATTTACTTTATTGTTCCTTTAGGTGCTTTTGTTGAGCCTAATGAAGAAGAAATGAAAAATACTTCAAGAATCAAAAGAGCTAGGATTTGTGCAGCTGGGCCCATCGCAAATATTTCTCTTGCTATTATTTTCTTATTAATATTCTCTTATGTTTTAATACCATTTGTAAATCCTATTTCAGAAGGAGTTGGAATAGGATATGTTTTAGATAATTCTCCAGCTTCTTTAGCTGGTTTAAAACCTGGAATGATTATTACAATGATTAATGAAGAAAAAATTATTGATATAGAGAGTTTTCAAAATTCCTTATCAAAAAGAAAAGCGTATGAAAGAATAGTTATACATACAGCGAATGGAAAGATTTTTGAAGTAATTTTAGGAAATAAATATGATTTTACTAAAAATATTGAAGATTTTGGAAAAGGATTTTTAGGTATAGGAGTAAAAGATATTAATTATCTTTTAGATAACTTAAAGGAACCATTATCTAATATGCCTACTTCATTACTTCTTTTTATAAGTCTTCCTTTTCGTGGAATGTCTCCAGTAGAGTTTCCAGAAACAGAGTTTTATAGTACTCCTATTCCGAGCAATTTATTTTGGATTTTAGCTAATATAGTTTATTGGATTTTTTGGATGAATTTAGCGCTCGGTTTAACAAATATATTGCCAATAATATTTTTAGATGGAGGGTGGATATTTAAAGATAGTTTAGATTTTCTAATAATTAAATTCTTTAAGAACATCACTATTGAGAAAAGGGAGCATTATGTTAAAATTATTTCTTATACCATTTCTATAATATTTTTAATTCTTATTTTAATGCAAATAATTGTTCCTCGACTTTTAGTTTTCTTCAAATTTTAA
- a CDS encoding ABC transporter ATP-binding protein — MGKEDYINIVNLSKSFGNIKALDNINLSINNGELLTILGPSGCGKTTLLKIIAGLEKPDVGDIFIDGIRINDVPPYKRNIGMVFQDLALFPHLNVVENVAFGLRIKKIQENEIKEKVSKILELVKLPIEEYGDRKVTQLSGGQQQRVALARALVLEPKVLLLDEPFSHLDYKIRQELMVELKRIQRSLNITTIYVTHDQTEAMFMSDRVAIMYNGKVFQVGKPNEVYDNPINTFVATFFGEVNIIEGKLNNGFIIVDGWKPIKLRNNIKINNNGSDHVHIILRPEKIKIGNVNKNNYIAKGKIEDVIFLGPFVKIDIKVNDKQYIKVLTPRDSCKEAIIGNEVSINWSFNDMKIFPGD; from the coding sequence ATGGGAAAAGAAGATTATATTAATATTGTAAATTTAAGTAAAAGCTTCGGAAACATTAAGGCACTCGATAACATCAATTTATCGATCAATAATGGAGAACTTCTAACGATTCTTGGACCAAGCGGATGTGGAAAAACAACTTTATTGAAAATAATTGCTGGTCTTGAGAAACCGGATGTTGGAGACATCTTTATAGATGGAATTAGGATTAATGATGTGCCTCCTTATAAACGAAACATTGGGATGGTTTTTCAAGACTTAGCTCTTTTCCCACATTTAAATGTAGTAGAAAATGTTGCATTTGGACTTAGGATTAAGAAAATTCAAGAAAATGAAATTAAAGAAAAAGTTTCTAAAATTCTTGAATTGGTAAAACTACCAATTGAAGAATATGGAGATAGGAAAGTCACGCAACTTAGTGGAGGGCAACAACAAAGAGTTGCTTTAGCAAGAGCATTAGTATTAGAACCAAAGGTTCTTTTATTAGATGAACCATTTAGCCATTTAGATTATAAAATAAGGCAAGAGCTTATGGTTGAACTTAAGAGAATACAAAGAAGTTTAAATATTACAACTATATACGTAACTCATGATCAAACTGAAGCAATGTTTATGTCAGATAGAGTAGCTATAATGTATAATGGTAAAGTTTTTCAAGTTGGAAAACCAAATGAAGTTTATGATAATCCAATAAATACTTTTGTTGCAACATTCTTTGGAGAAGTAAATATAATAGAAGGAAAATTGAATAATGGTTTTATAATAGTTGATGGTTGGAAACCAATTAAGCTTAGGAATAATATTAAAATAAATAATAATGGATCAGATCATGTACATATTATTTTAAGACCTGAAAAAATAAAAATTGGAAATGTTAATAAGAATAATTATATTGCTAAAGGAAAAATTGAAGATGTCATTTTCTTAGGACCATTTGTAAAAATAGACATTAAAGTAAATGATAAGCAATATATTAAAGTATTAACCCCTCGTGATTCATGCAAAGAAGCTATTATTGGAAATGAAGTTAGCATTAATTGGTCTTTTAATGATATGAAAATATTTCCAGGAGACTAA
- a CDS encoding ABC transporter permease encodes MFSSLKLLTTISIIFLFVFFYIPLIGMFIYSLKSENPIENYVSILKNPLYIRIIGYSLLISFLTTIISLLISYPIAYYLAFIVNEKFKSIILIAFIAPFWVNFLLRTYALYNVLYMIGIINNFIALLIGMVYDYYPYMLLSIYAALSKISKSILDASFLFGASPFQRFTKIILPLSTPGIIAGSIFVSLTTMTEFVVPSMLGGIEGYTVGYLIWDLFLKYRNWFKGSALSIIIIFIALIISLFYSRKAKVVLI; translated from the coding sequence TTGTTCTCCTCATTGAAACTACTTACTACTATATCAATTATTTTTCTATTTGTCTTTTTCTACATTCCATTAATAGGAATGTTTATTTATAGTTTAAAAAGTGAAAATCCAATAGAAAATTATGTAAGTATTTTAAAGAACCCTCTTTATATTAGAATAATAGGGTATTCTTTATTAATATCCTTTTTAACAACTATAATAAGCTTATTAATTTCTTATCCTATAGCATATTATTTAGCCTTTATTGTAAATGAAAAATTTAAATCAATAATTTTAATAGCATTTATAGCTCCATTTTGGGTTAATTTTTTGCTTAGAACTTATGCATTATATAATGTTTTATATATGATTGGTATTATAAACAATTTTATAGCATTATTAATAGGGATGGTTTATGATTATTATCCATATATGCTATTATCCATATATGCTGCATTATCAAAAATTAGTAAATCCATTCTTGATGCTTCTTTCCTTTTTGGGGCATCTCCATTTCAAAGATTTACTAAAATTATTTTACCATTAAGCACACCTGGAATAATCGCCGGTTCGATATTTGTTTCTCTCACAACAATGACTGAATTTGTTGTTCCATCAATGCTTGGAGGAATTGAAGGATATACTGTAGGATATTTAATATGGGATTTATTCTTAAAATATAGAAATTGGTTTAAAGGATCTGCTTTATCTATTATTATAATTTTTATAGCTTTAATAATTTCATTATTCTATTCTAGGAAAGCTAAAGTGGTTTTAATATGA
- a CDS encoding ABC transporter permease codes for MKTKIIWMIYTIALLSFLYIPIFMMVIQSFNNSKYLTEWKGFTLKWYIKLFESNEVWLSFINSFTIALASALTSTFLGITLAYTYIRSKSKVYDFLDIAMYTPIIIPEIAEAVSLALFFYLSNISFGWYTVFIGHTAFNIAFAYFTLKAQLSLISKNVEDAALILGAKPIKVLFSVLLPIAMPAIIASLIITFTLSFDDFIKSVFTTEPGFPLLPILIWTRAARARATPDLNALATIMITISLCLASLYTYYMYRRS; via the coding sequence ATGAAAACAAAAATAATTTGGATGATTTATACGATTGCTTTGCTTTCTTTTTTATATATTCCAATCTTTATGATGGTAATACAATCTTTTAATAATTCAAAATATTTAACAGAATGGAAAGGGTTTACATTAAAATGGTATATTAAATTATTTGAAAGTAATGAAGTATGGCTTTCTTTTATAAATAGTTTTACTATAGCTTTAGCGTCTGCTTTAACTTCAACTTTTTTAGGTATTACATTGGCTTATACTTATATTAGAAGTAAAAGTAAAGTATACGATTTTTTAGATATTGCAATGTATACTCCAATTATTATTCCTGAAATAGCTGAAGCAGTTTCATTAGCTTTATTTTTCTATCTTTCAAATATTAGTTTTGGTTGGTATACAGTTTTTATAGGACATACAGCATTTAATATTGCTTTTGCATATTTTACTCTAAAAGCTCAATTATCATTAATAAGCAAAAATGTTGAAGATGCTGCATTAATTTTAGGAGCTAAGCCAATAAAAGTTTTATTCTCAGTATTGCTTCCAATCGCTATGCCAGCAATAATTGCTTCATTGATTATAACATTTACTTTATCTTTTGATGATTTTATTAAAAGTGTTTTCACTACAGAGCCTGGCTTTCCATTGCTTCCAATACTTATATGGACAAGAGCTGCACGTGCACGTGCAACTCCGGATTTAAATGCTTTAGCAACAATAATGATAACTATATCTTTATGTTTAGCATCATTGTATACATATTATATGTATAGGCGTTCATAA
- a CDS encoding spermidine/putrescine ABC transporter substrate-binding protein: MKKLYKLLIVSLIIIALGVGIFLSYNILIKKERTLKIYNWSYYIDESVIEEFEEKYDVKVVYDTYEESGEAFAKLKIGGGGYDVIYISDSFLQQAIKEGYVQKLDHSKIPNFKNIDEELVNNPYDNGLSYSIPYMWGSVGIGVNTKYVKDEIKGWEQLFNEEFLKKYKGKISMLEDFVDTINAAKFYLKIPLNDWSSESVEKIKELLKKQREYLIGYWGASQYIPGLAKGEVYIAQAWNGDILIAKEDEEAIEYILPEEGTVRFIDFMVIPKGSENVDLAYEWINFLLEPKIAEKNTRAVHYTNSLKRELMPEDLLKESILYPSKEFMEKLQFEPILTENEIKIIEEITIEVKGA, from the coding sequence ATGAAAAAATTGTATAAGTTATTAATAGTGTCATTGATTATCATTGCTCTTGGTGTTGGCATATTTTTAAGCTATAATATACTCATAAAAAAAGAAAGAACTCTTAAAATCTATAACTGGAGCTATTATATTGATGAAAGTGTAATAGAAGAATTTGAAGAAAAATATGATGTAAAAGTTGTTTATGATACATATGAAGAATCTGGAGAAGCATTCGCTAAACTTAAGATTGGTGGTGGAGGATACGATGTTATATATATTTCAGATTCATTCTTGCAGCAAGCAATAAAAGAAGGATATGTTCAAAAACTTGATCATAGTAAAATACCTAATTTTAAAAATATTGATGAAGAACTTGTTAATAATCCCTACGATAATGGTTTAAGCTATAGTATACCATATATGTGGGGAAGCGTGGGAATAGGTGTAAATACTAAATATGTAAAAGATGAAATTAAAGGTTGGGAACAATTATTTAATGAAGAATTTCTAAAAAAATATAAGGGAAAAATTTCAATGCTTGAAGATTTTGTAGATACAATTAACGCAGCAAAATTCTATTTAAAAATTCCATTAAATGATTGGAGTAGCGAAAGTGTTGAAAAAATTAAAGAATTATTAAAGAAACAAAGAGAATACCTTATAGGATATTGGGGGGCAAGTCAATATATTCCAGGACTTGCTAAAGGTGAAGTATATATTGCACAAGCTTGGAATGGAGATATTCTTATAGCAAAAGAAGATGAAGAAGCTATAGAATATATTTTACCTGAAGAGGGGACCGTAAGATTTATAGATTTCATGGTAATACCTAAGGGGTCGGAAAATGTCGATTTAGCATATGAATGGATAAACTTTTTGCTTGAACCTAAAATAGCTGAAAAAAATACTAGAGCAGTACATTACACAAATTCTTTAAAAAGAGAATTAATGCCTGAAGATTTATTAAAAGAAAGTATACTGTATCCAAGTAAGGAATTTATGGAGAAACTTCAATTTGAACCAATACTAACCGAGAATGAAATTAAAATAATTGAAGAAATTACAATCGAAGTAAAAGGTGCTTAA
- a CDS encoding THUMP domain-containing protein, with the protein MKFNIIATTDRGLEIQACNELKSLLKDLGDANAIVNTTNILGLIIAETSLDPFKIIEDLKKIYIENPDKIFYLKRVIPIQVLTETNIEKIVEATLPLIDSIKENETFRITVEKRRTNISSMDIIKAVAALVNRKVNLENPDKIILIEIIGKYTGISIIKNDQIFNVHKL; encoded by the coding sequence ATGAAATTTAATATAATAGCTACGACTGATAGAGGATTAGAAATTCAAGCATGTAATGAACTTAAATCTTTATTAAAAGATTTAGGAGATGCCAATGCTATTGTTAATACTACAAATATTTTAGGATTAATAATCGCAGAAACTTCTTTAGATCCATTTAAAATAATTGAAGATCTTAAGAAAATATACATTGAAAATCCTGATAAAATTTTTTATTTAAAAAGAGTTATTCCAATACAAGTTTTAACTGAAACAAATATTGAAAAAATAGTAGAAGCAACTTTACCTTTAATAGATTCTATAAAAGAAAATGAAACATTTAGAATTACTGTCGAGAAAAGAAGAACAAATATTTCAAGCATGGATATAATCAAAGCTGTTGCAGCTTTAGTAAATAGAAAAGTTAATTTAGAAAATCCTGATAAAATAATTCTTATTGAAATTATTGGTAAATATACTGGAATTTCGATAATAAAAAATGATCAAATATTCAATGTGCATAAATTATAA
- a CDS encoding helix-turn-helix domain-containing protein — translation MKTPCEEVIKEIIPTIRALIAKELCLKYGFKQIEAAKKLGITQAAISQYISLKRGGKKLKKLKALPEVKSLIKETSKNIAEGKVSKKELSSKICTICKAMRKEFIK, via the coding sequence ATGAAAACACCATGCGAAGAAGTTATTAAAGAAATAATTCCAACTATAAGAGCATTAATAGCTAAAGAGTTATGTCTTAAATATGGTTTTAAACAAATTGAAGCTGCTAAAAAATTGGGTATTACACAAGCAGCTATAAGTCAATATATTTCTTTAAAAAGAGGTGGAAAAAAATTAAAGAAGTTAAAAGCATTACCAGAAGTTAAATCATTAATAAAAGAAACATCAAAAAATATTGCTGAAGGAAAAGTTTCAAAGAAAGAATTAAGTAGTAAAATATGCACGATTTGTAAAGCTATGAGAAAAGAATTTATTAAATAA